The following are encoded together in the Phragmites australis chromosome 19, lpPhrAust1.1, whole genome shotgun sequence genome:
- the LOC133899976 gene encoding uncharacterized protein LOC133899976 codes for MDAGDHDTSIDYDFFLQGLTGDYGPFDTSAAGDDGPDGEPPVGSHPDPGDAAGVPSSGSTSAHTLASSGSKRSRAGTSEVWQDFERIYKEEDGVSVRYAKCYICKNELSAKPSGGTGHLKRHAISCKRKSGAAMKQTVLQYNPDGSVHHWEYDSANARKELCRFIARADLPLNIGSSSRSSDSSSRSSTGTGILTSGGELTTFIDSDVISHEQENFNILQWWHEHKTNYPVLSLLARDLLTVPVSTVYSEAAFSLTGRIIEERRTNLSSEMVEILTIVKDWEQAEARMQHTAENTELEESFQNLYLDADENV; via the exons atggatgccggtgatcatgatacatccatagattatgatttttttctccaaggactcacaggggactacggcccctttgatactagtgctgcaggtgatgatggacccgacggtgaacctccggttggttcacatccagatccaggtgatgcagcaggagtgccatcgtcaggctctacaagtgcgcacacattagcaagcagcgggtctaaaagatcaagagccggtacttccgaagtttggcaagactttgaaaggatctacaaagaggaagatggggtaagtgtcaggtatgctaagtgttatatttgtaaaaatgaattatctgcaaagccctcgggtggaacggggcacttgaagaggcacgccataagttgcaagcgaaagagtggagcagccatgaagcagacggtgttgcagtacaaccccgacggctctgttcatcattgggagtacgactctgccaatgctcgaaaagagctatgtcgcttcattgcaagagcggatctaccactcaatatcg gttcttcatcaagaagttcagactcttcgtcacgatcgtctacgggcaccggaattctaacatccggaggggagctaactaccttcatcgacagtgacgttatcagccacgaacaagaaaacttcaacatactgcaatggtggcatgagcacaagacgaattatccagtcctttcactgttagcgcgagatttgttaacggttcctgtatctacagtttattctgaggctgccttcagtcttacaggaaggataatcgaagagagaagaacaaatctgtcaagtgagatggttgaaatactcactatagtaaaggattgggaacaagctgaagcacgaatgcaacacactgcagaaaatactgagcttgaagaatcattccaaaatttgtatctagatgctgatgagaacgtgtaa